The following are encoded together in the Penicillium digitatum chromosome 3, complete sequence genome:
- a CDS encoding Fungal transcriptional regulatory protein, N-terminal, with translation MSGLDQAQRNSTISMARSMRVAKQERSLVVERDEKPRKQRKRALVACNRCRKRKIKCNGDLNTGLACSSCRSVGATECQYIRVNSLAPEDAAREAARLYATKSQGRSILMGSPQMRAPYQRDEYELEIQSNFSRHPVGMDHSYDDQSANYHGQTSPGYMMSSNLGAVLDYGTAWGNRAWDLTGRTTNGEFFEEHSNLNQAAYSFVLPGQGMSAGMPQSTGAMTTYTDAVDRTLPTPPTCRSQPQSNITLSTLPDGLSGMTLAADPKGWNSRYATIPDGRPVVMPAVPSNGLYNISPSSRIKSNDLEDGTSDLVFGYIPMSTSEDPSPLPAASSSSSMASSATNPLYPALDPIENTLVGEYHTANARLGRTFLRDTNAGQRLLALTSDCAPDVYSHAGNERRKSRGVVESEVRCSTPTLVNGLPYTRVRHVDSTVALPYGFLADGLSDYGRSVDHLHRSPVSPLGHQGAY, from the exons ATGTCTGGACTAGACCAAGCCCAACGTAACTCGACCATCTCGATGGCTCGATCAATGCGTGTGGCAAAGCAGGAGCGAAGTCTCGTTGTAGAGCGAGATGAAAAGCCACGGAAACAGAGGAAGCGAGCTCTAGTCGCA TGCAACCGGTGCCGGAAGAGGAAAATCAAGTGCAACGGGGATCTCAACACTGGTCTGGCTTGCTCCAGTTGCCGTAGTGTTGGAGCTACCGAATGCCAGTACATCAGA GTCAACTCTTTGGCCCCCGAAGACGCTGCCAGAGAAGCAGCGAGACTCTATGCAACCAAGAGTCAGGGAAGATCCATCCTCATGGGCTCCCCTCAAATGCGGGCTCCCTACCAGCGAGACGAGTATGAACTGGAGATCCAGTCCAACTTCTCACGGCATCCCGTCGGCATGGATCACTCCTATGATGACCAGTCAGCCAACTACCACGGCCAGACATCACCCGGGTATATGATGTCCAGCAATTTGGGAGCAGTGCTCGACTATGGCACCGCGTGGGGTAACCGCGCCTGGGATCTTACCGGCAGAACCACAAACGGCGAATTCTTCGAAGAACATAGCAACCTGAACCAAGCTGCATACAGCTTTGTCCTTCCCGGCCAAGGCATGTCCGCCGGAATGCCTCAGTCAACAGGAGCCATGACGACCTACACAGACGCCGTAGACCGCACCCTCCCAACACCCCCAACCTGTCGAAGCCAGCCCCAATCAAACATCACCCTCTCAACTCTCCCCGACGGCCTCTCGGGTATGACCCTAGCCGCTGATCCCAAGGGCTGGAACTCGCGGTACGCAACAATCCCAGATGGCCGCCCAGTCGTCATGCCCGCCGTCCCCAGCAATGGTCTCTACAACATTAGCCCCTCCTCACGCATCAAGTCCAACGACTTGGAAGACGGAACATCCGACCTTGTCTTCGGGTACATCCCCATGTCTACATCCGAAGACCCCTCCCCGCTCCCCGCAgcctcgtcctcatcatccaTGGCCTCCTCTGCTACCAACCCCCTTTACCCAGCTCTGGACCCGATAGAGAACACTCTCGTGGGCGAGTACCACACAGCAAATGCACGTCTAGGACGTACGTTTTTGCGCGATACCAACGCCGGGCAGCGTCTGCTCGCGCTGACTTCTGACTGCGCGCCCGATGTGTATTCGCATGCGGGCAATGAGCGCCGGAAGTCTAGGGGTGTTGTTGAGAGTGAGGTGCGCTGCTCGACGCCGACGCTTGTGAATGGGTTGCCCTACACGCGTGTTCGACATGTCGACTCGACGGTTGCTCTGCCGTATGGTTTTTTGGCTGATGGTTTGTCGGATTATGGGCGGTCGGTTGATCATCTCCATCGCTCGCCTGTTTCGCCTTTGGGTCATCAGGGGGCGTATTGA